The genomic stretch TCTAACAAGTCGCAGTGAGTATAATGGATCTTCTCATGTTTGAAGCGCAACGGCAAGGGAGGCTCTCGTTCTACATGGTACGTCAATTTTGTCCCCTCCCCGAGACCGCATACTAACGACACAAGGTCTCTGCAGGCGAAGAAGGCATAGCCATCGGTTCCGCCAGCGCCCTCTCCCCCGCCGATGTCATCTTCTGCCAATACCGCGAGTCCGGCGTCTACCTCCAACGCGGCTTCCCCCTCTCCTCCTTCATGAACCAACTCTTCGCAAACGCAAAGGACAATGGTCTCGGCCGCAACATGCCCGTCCACTACGGCAGCAAGGAATTGAACATTCACACCATAAGTTCAACCCTGGCCACACAAATACCTCACGCAGCAGGCGCAGCCTATGCTCTCAAGATGCAAAACATGCAAAACCCAGACACAGAACCACGAGTCGCAGTATGCTTCTTCGGCGAAGGAGCAGCCAGCGAAGGAGACTTCCACGCCGCCCTCAACATTGCCGCCACACGCCAAGTCCCCTGCATCTTCATCTGCCGCAACAACGGTTATGCAATTTCCACACCTACCTCGGACCAATACCGTGGCGACGGCATCGCCTCGCGCGGCGCGGGCTACGGTATCGCCACCCTCCGCGTCGACGGCAACGACATCTTCGCCGTCCGCCGCGCCACAGCCGAAGCACGTAAACTCGCACTCAAAAACGGCGGCCAACCCGTTCTCGTCGAAATGATGGCGTACCGTGTAGGCCACCACAGCACCTCGGACGACTCCTTCGCCTACCGCCAACGTGTCGAAGTCGAAGACTGGAAGCGCCGCGATAACCCCCTCACACGACTGAGGAAATGGCTCGAGGGCAAGCAGCTGTGGGATGAAGATCGGGAAAAGGAACTACGCGGCACGACGAGGAAAGAGGTTCTTCGCGCTTTTGAAGAAGCGGAAAAGGAGAAGAAACCTAGTATCAGGAATGCGTTTGAAGGCGTGTGGGAGGATCTGACAGACGAGCAGAGGGCGCATGTTGAGGAGCTCAAGGATATTCTTACGAGGTATCCAAAGGAGTATGATTTGGGCGGGTTTGAACGTGGTATTCAAGGTTTAGATGATTTGTTggcggagaagaagaaggggGTTTAGAGGAAATCATTCACTGATTTGATTGGCCATCTCAACATGTTCTTTGTGTCCGGGGTATCTATGTGGTTTCTTTTACAAATTTATGTCGCCTCTACTAACCAATCTGGATCTGCATCTTCGTCTTCGGGGTCTTCCAATGGTAGTGAATTGGCTTCTGATGGGGATGAGGGAATGGGCGGAGATGACGTTTTTGTGTCTTGGTCTTGGTTTGGTGCACTGTTAGGGGTCTCTGGTGCAGCTTCTCCACTGTCTTTGTTCGTCGATTGCATGTCGACGGTTTCAGGAGTGACTTCAGGTATAAAGCCTCCAGCGTTGTCTGCAGCACCATCCATTTGCATCAACTGGCCTTCCGGAGTGTCCACTCGTTCGCGTGGTACAGCGACTTGGGGAGAGCCCTCGCGGATGCAACCTCCACTTTCCTCGTCATCTTCTGACGAGTAGACTTGACCCAAGCTACTCTGTCGCCTAGGCAGAAGCTGCTGTGAATCTAAGATTGAGCTTTCGAAGCTTTGATGTCGGGGCATGCTGATGGGTGCTGCACTAGCCTCTGGCATGaagccaccaccaccgccgtCACCATCATCGTAGCTTTCCGGTACAAACCCGCCGTCGCCATAGTCTTGCTGTGGGGCTTGATAGCCACTGCTAACTGATGGTTCTGCAACGTCACCTTCGTCGGGGAAGAATCCTCCCGCCATTTCCTGCGCCGCCAACTCTCTATCCTGCCTGCTAATCTCGTCTTGGACATCGATTTGTGGACCTCTTTCCCCATCAATCACAATAGCATTAACGCGCTGTGTAACGCGTAAACCGACAAGGAAACGTCTCCACAGACGCAACGACTCTGCTGTACGCGccgccgcctctgcctcttCTTGCTGGCATTCCATGCCGTCAATGACTGCTTGTACGGCATCTGCATATTCCTGCGCTACCACCACACCTTGAATGATTGCGGTGCCGTGTCTGCCTTTGAAAGAGAACCCCGTGACGGCATCGGCGGAGTCAACACCGACGATACGCGCTGCTTTTGCCGCGAGTTTGTGGCGGATATGTGTGCCTCCTGGTGGACACATGGAAGGGACGTACAAGTCCAGATTGCCGTACGCGTTGCGAGGCACACGACCTCGGACGACCGGAGGAGGAATGTAAAGTTCCGTTTGGAACTCTGCAAAGAGGCCAGCGCTCACATCGTCAGCTTGTTCGTCTACATCCATGTCTTCACCAATGGAAGGTCTTCGGCCTTTTTTGGGCTTTGCGCGCTTGAGCGGTTGTTCACCCGTTTTGACGTCTCTCCCAAGACGGTACCATTTGTCGGCTGTTCGGACCAAATGAACATTTGTACGACGGTAAATGGGCTCCATTTTGGGATTCATGGCAGTTCCGCAGTTTACCTTGCCGACTTGGACAAGGGGATGGATTACCTCGTTGTGCTTGAGGTGTCGTTCGAGTACGTACACTGGATGTCCCTTGAAATCCTGTACGTTCCTAGGTATACCTTCAGCTGCTTCTTTACGCGCCAAAGCGGCATCCTCCAGCTGATCTCTATCGAGAGGAGAGGCTCGCTTAAAGAATCTCATGGTGCGTCTCCACCAATCCTGTCCACCAGGCGTACTTTCGACGCGGTACTTTCGCGTCTTGGCATTGTAGGCTTTGGCATATCTCCGCGTGACGTCTTTCGCTGTGTAGTCTTCGTCAAACGCTATTGCATAGCAAAGGGTGTTTTGTGCAAAGCTAAGTGGCGGCTCTAGCTTCTCAGGCGCGTTGACAGTAAATGTAGAGTGTGTATCAATACAAACCCACTTCTGGTAAGATGGATTGAGTACTTCAACCCAATATACCGGATAAGCAGTATGATAGGCCTTTTGCTTCTTTGGAGCGACGCCAGTATTGTTCAGGACGGCATGTCGCTCGCCCATCACGCGTTCGAGTTTTGATAGTCGTTTGCTCCGCGGAGTTTGTGACTTTGATTTCGTCGGACTTTGCTCTGCCTGTGTATTGTATGGATCCACAACTATGACGTTCTTATCAGTAGCTGCCTTCTGCGGTGTAGCGCGTTCAGCTGCAGAAGCGAATGGCAGAGGTTGTAGGGAGCAGACGAGTCGTGCTTCTAGACCAATGGCACGGAGGAGCGCGCAGAAGAGTTGCGTCCCGAGATCCTGGGATCCACGCAAAGTGTAGGCAGCCGTGCGGAACTCATCTTTATCCATCGGATCGTCGAGTTCGTCAAAGTCGGAGAAGGGTCGAACGGAGGCTTCCACTTCAGCCCATCGTGGTTTGTACATGCCTTGCGCTGTGATGTTGAAACGTTTAGACCACATGCTCTTTAGCTCGTTCATGCCGTCAATGAAGCGCTTCGAGGCCGAATATTGTGTAATTTCGGGATCTGGTACAAGGCTTGTCAAAGTCTTGGAAGGAACAATCTTGCGGAGCACGCTTTGCACTCTCCTGTCATTACACCATGTATTCCGACGATGAACGTGGTACAGCAAACATAGAATGTGCATCTTATGAATGTCCAGCCGTCGTTTCTTGTCGACTGAAGTAATGGCCCGTCGACGCACTTTTCTCTTTGTGCCTGTATCCATGGCCTTGTTGCCTCCGAGGGTGATGGATATATCGCCAACCTGACGTGTACCCTCCCGGCCCTCATCCGCGTCATCCTCATCGTCGTCGGCAAGCGCATCTTCCCACTCCATGTCGCTATCATCGGACTCGTCTGAATCGACAATGGTCTGTCGCACGCGGTTGTTTGTATGCAGCTCTGCTTGCAACGCAGTAGAAGGCCGC from Pyrenophora tritici-repentis strain M4 chromosome 1, whole genome shotgun sequence encodes the following:
- a CDS encoding RAD4, DNA repair protein RAD4, giving the protein MAGTRRKLHKTTESVTPRRSARNGRKARQDEEGVPAVFQEMLREEQATKATSADEDDNYDNDKRPAKKRKTVPSPKSATNLIQKKPAVQSQTSPSTATHSPLPTRPSTALQAELHTNNRVRQTIVDSDESDDSDMEWEDALADDDEDDADEGREGTRQVGDISITLGGNKAMDTGTKRKVRRRAITSVDKKRRLDIHKMHILCLLYHVHRRNTWCNDRRVQSVLRKIVPSKTLTSLVPDPEITQYSASKRFIDGMNELKSMWSKRFNITAQGMYKPRWAEVEASVRPFSDFDELDDPMDKDEFRTAAYTLRGSQDLGTQLFCALLRAIGLEARLVCSLQPLPFASAAERATPQKAATDKNVIVVDPYNTQAEQSPTKSKSQTPRSKRLSKLERVMGERHAVLNNTGVAPKKQKAYHTAYPVYWVEVLNPSYQKWVCIDTHSTFTVNAPEKLEPPLSFAQNTLCYAIAFDEDYTAKDVTRRYAKAYNAKTRKYRVESTPGGQDWWRRTMRFFKRASPLDRDQLEDAALARKEAAEGIPRNVQDFKGHPVYVLERHLKHNEVIHPLVQVGKVNCGTAMNPKMEPIYRRTNVHLVRTADKWYRLGRDVKTGEQPLKRAKPKKGRRPSIGEDMDVDEQADDVSAGLFAEFQTELYIPPPVVRGRVPRNAYGNLDLYVPSMCPPGGTHIRHKLAAKAARIVGVDSADAVTGFSFKGRHGTAIIQGVVVAQEYADAVQAVIDGMECQQEEAEAAARTAESLRLWRRFLVGLRVTQRVNAIVIDGERGPQIDVQDEISRQDRELAAQEMAGGFFPDEGDVAEPSVSSGYQAPQQDYGDGGFVPESYDDGDGGGGGFMPEASAAPISMPRHQSFESSILDSQQLLPRRQSSLGQVYSSEDDEESGGCIREGSPQVAVPRERVDTPEGQLMQMDGAADNAGGFIPEVTPETVDMQSTNKDSGEAAPETPNSAPNQDQDTKTSSPPIPSSPSEANSLPLEDPEDEDADPDWLVEAT
- a CDS encoding AcoA, Pyruvate-2-oxoglutarate dehydrogenase protein; protein product: MNQLFANAKDNGLGRNMPVHYGSKELNIHTISSTLATQIPHAAGAAYALKMQNMQNPDTEPRVAVCFFGEGAASEGDFHAALNIAATRQVPCIFICRNNGYAISTPTSDQYRGDGIASRGAGYGIATLRVDGNDIFAVRRATAEARKLALKNGGQPVLVEMMAYRVGHHSTSDDSFAYRQRVEVEDWKRRDNPLTRLRKWLEGKQLWDEDREKELRGTTRKEVLRAFEEAEKEKKPSIRNAFEGVWEDLTDEQRAHVEELKDILTRYPKEYDLGGFERGIQGLDDLLAEKKKGV